In Mycolicibacterium nivoides, the DNA window CGGGACCTGGATGCCGCGGTCGACGGCCGTTCGACCGTCAGGCTGTCCTATGGGCAGGTCTTCGACCGGCCGTGTCAGACCGCAGGCAAGATCGCTCAGATTCTGCACCGGCACGGGATCGCGGTGGCCGGTCGCCCATGCGGGCCTGGGTGTGCGTTCACGCGACTCGACCGCGCCGCGTAGCCGTCTAAGCGGCGGATTGCAGTCAATATCAAGCAGTGATCCGCCGCATTGAATATTCGCGGCCGAGGCCTAGGCGACTGATGCCGCTATCAAGAGCTCGGCAGCGGCGTCGACCCGCGGCCGGTCCGCGGTGACCAGGCCGTCCTGGCACAGTCCACGCAGGCCGGAGACCACCAATGTGGCACGCGCGCAGGCGCTGTCAGCGGGATACCCGATCACGGACAACGCCTCCGCGATCGGGGCGATCATCACGTCGACCGCGTCTCGGGCGGCCTCGCCGTAAGTCTGGGGGTCGGTGACCGCCAGGCTGAGGACCTGCAACAGCAGGCGCACATTGCGGCGTTCGCCGCCCCGGGTCAGTTCCCGCCACAGGGTCCGTGCCGCATCCACGAATTCGTCTGCAGTGGTGACACGGGCGAACATCTCCCCCAGCTGCGGACGGCTCGCGTCCAGGGCCTGTGCCAGCAGCTCGGCCCGGTCGCCGAAGTAGTACAGCAGCATGCGTTTGCTCGTACCCAGGGCCTCGGCCATCGGCGCGAGCGACATCTCACCGATGCCGTGCCGTTCGAGATACCCCACGACACCGTTCAGCAGCTCTTCACGCTTGACGGGATCTGCTGTGCGGGCCACCTCTTGACTGTACCGATCGGTACATTTATAGTCAATAGCGTACCGATCGGTACATTTGTTGCGGATTGAGGAGGGCCTCATGACCGGACTTCGAGTTGCCGTCGTGGGTGCGGGTATCGGCGGGTTGACCGCCGCAATTGCTCTACGAGCCAATGGAATCGACGCGACCGTGTACGAACAGGCGCACGAGCTCAAGGCGCTCGGCGCCGGGGTCGCCATCGCCACGAACGGATCCCGCATCCTGAACAAGCTCGGCGTGGGCGATGCAGTGGCAGCGATCGCCGGTCCGGTCACGCACTATCAGTTCCGTACCTGGCAGGCCGAGCCGATCGCCGGCGAACCGTCGACGCTCGGCTTCGGGGACCCGGCACGTACCTGGTGTCTGCACCGCGGCGAGTTCCAGAAGGTGCTGGCCGACGCGCCGCCCGCCGATGCCCTGCAGTTGGGCCGCTCCTGCGTCGGGGCCACCGAGCACGGCGACGGGGTCCGTGTCGAATTCTCCGACGGCACAACGGTCGACGCTGACCTTCTGGTCGGCGCCGACGGCATCCACTCGCGGCTGCAGGGCAAGGTGACGCGCCCGGCCGCACCCGTGAGCGAGGGAATCATGGCCTACCGCGGGCTGATTCCCGCCGACCGGCTGCGCGGCGTGGTCGATATGAATGCCAGCTCGATGTGGCTCGGTCCCCGGCAGAGTTTCCTGGCCTACCCGGTGTCCGGCGGTGAGCTGATCAACATCGTCGCGTTCGTCCCCACCAATCTCACCGTGACCGAATCGTGGACCGCCCCTGGCGATGTGGCCGAACTCGCGGCTGCCTACCGGGGCTGGGATCCGACAGTGTCATCGATCATCGACGCGATGGATTCCACGTTCCGGTGGGGAATCTACGACCGGGAACCGTTGGACCGCTGGTCCACCGAACAGATCACCCTTCTGGGCGACAGTGCCCATGCGGTCACGCCGCACCTCGGACAGGGCGCCAACCAGGCCATCGAAGACGCGATGACATTGGCCGTCGTCTTGCGCGACGCGCGGCCCGGCGAGATCGGCACGCGGCTGCGGCACTACGAGAACCTGCGTATCGACCGCACCGGCCACGTGCGCCGGCAGGCCCGAGCCGCAGGACACATCTACCGTTCGACTGAACTCACCCCGCATGCACAGGCAGAGCAACTGCAAGCGATCCTCGACAGCGTCGCCATCAACACCTATGACGCCGAGCGGGTCGCCGAGAACGCAGGCCAGGCCGCCTGAGCAGTCAGGAAGGCTGTTCCGTCTCGATGTAGGCGGCGAGGACGTCGACCAATGTCTCCAGCTCCTTCGACGAGTCGACCGGCGTCGGCCACACCATCTGCGCCACGACCAGACCCCGCAGGGTTGCCCAGATCAGGTTTCCGATCCCGGCACCCTTCGGCGCGGACAGTCCTTCGGCCAGATGGGAGCCAAGCCGGTTGAGATGCCGCATCAGTTCGGCCAGGTGGGTGTTAGCCGAACTGTCACGCATCCCCCGCGTGGAGATCAGGATCTCCAGGGCCGCCATCGACACCGGACTGGAGAATGCGCGCCAGACGATGTCGACGATCAGCTCGGTGCGTGTCCGGGTGCTCATCCCCTCATCGAAGGCGGGTAGGTCAGCCAGCGTTTCGGCCAGATCGCCGAATCCCTTGTCCACCACGGCCATCAGTAGTCCGTCGAGGTCGCCGAAGTGGTACTGGACCACACCCCATGTCACCCCGGCCCGCCCGGTGATGTGGCGGACGCTGGGTGGGGTGAATCCTTCGTCCAGGATGCAGCGCACCGTTTCGGCGATCACCGCCTCACGGGTGCGTTCGGCACGCGCCTGGCTTCCGGTGGCGGGCCGACGGGGCGCAGTCATGGTCGCGATGTCACCACATCACCCCGCGGAGGTGATCCAGCGGGCGCAGGTCGTGCGCGGCGAGGATGCCGCTCGGCGCGGAGCACACCGTGTCGATCGCGTTGATTGCGCGCGCCGCAGTGGCGATCACGCCACCCTCATTGTGGTCGACGCCCGACCCACCGACGTGGGTGTTGATCTCGACGCCGGGACTGCCCTCGATGACGACGCGATGCACACCGGGGTGGCCGTCGGGCGGGTACGGCCATTCCGGCGCCGCCGCCTCGGTCAATCGGTTGACGTGCTCCATCGTGATGACGGCCGCGCCGTCGCGCATCCCCTCGACGCCGAACCGGACCGCCGCCACCTGCCCAGGGGCGACATTCATCATGGTGCACGAGATGGGCGCAGTGGTGGCCCAGGGCTCCCAGCGCTCACGGACCTCGTCGAGCGTCACGCCCAGGTCGTCGGCCAGGGCGCGAACCTGCGCGCCCCACATGGAGGCAAGCACGCCCGGCAGGGACATCACCGGGCGGTGATCGGCGGGCTCTCCGAAACCGAAACTGGCACCGGTGAATTCGGCGTCGTCATAGGAACCGTAGTCGAAAATCTCCTGCACGGTGATGGCGGTGGCACGCGCCGCCAGACTCAGGGCGGTGTAGACAAGCGTGTCCCCGGAGAAACCCGGATCGATTCCGTTGATGTACAGCGTCGAATTCCCCGCGGCACAGGCTTCCCGCAGCGGCCCGCTCAACCATTCCCCTGCCTGATCGGGTGCGACCATCCAGACGAAGGAGGTCCCGACGACGTTTGTGCCGGCCCGCAGAAAACGGGTGATGTCGGACAGCGCCTCGGCCGGGCGGGTTTCGGCTTGTGACGTGTAGACGACACAGTCTGCGTTCAGGCTGACCAATTGGTCGATGTCGTCCGTGGCGATCACCCCGGTCGCTCCGTCCATGCCGCACAGTTCTGCCGCGTCGCGCCCGATCTTGCCGGTACCGGACGCGTGCACTCCGACGAGCTCGAGATCGGGGCGTTCGATGAGGCTGCGCAGTGCGTGCCGACCCACGTTGCCGGTGGAGAACTGGATGACGCGACGGGACAAGGGATCTCCTCAGAGCAGGTCGGTGATGGTCTTGAGGCCGGCCTCGTAGAGGACACCGGGGAGCATGCCGCCGTCGATCTCTATGGTGGTGCCGTTGATGAAATCGGCTGCGCCGGAGGCGAGGAAGACACAGGTCCGCCCGACCTCGGCGGGTTCGCCGCCGCGCTTCATGGGGACGGCGTCGAAGTACTTCGTTCCCGTCGGATCATCTTTGGGCAGTACGAAGGACCGGAAGTTCTCGGTGATCGTCGGCCCGAGTGCGACGCAGTTCACCCGTGCTGTGGGGCCCCACTCCTCGGCCAGGGAGCGGGTCAGCTGATTGAGGCCGGATTTGGCCGCGCCGTAGGACACCAGGGTCGGCGATCCGGCCGGGTGTCCCGCACCACTGGAGATGTTGATGATGCAACCGGTGCCGTCCTGGGTCTTCATCTGGCGAAAGACTCGCACGGCGAACCACAGCGGACTGATGAGGTTCATCTGAACGGCGAACGCGTGGAACAGCGCGGTGCGCTCGAAGTCGTCATCGGAGGACGGAGCACCCTGAATCTTCGACACCAGGGCCGGAACGTCCTCGGCGTGCGGGGAGGGAACGGTGCCGCCGGCGTTGTTGATCAGGATGTCGATCCGGCCATAGGTGTCGGCCACCTGCTCCACGAAGGCATCGATCGCGCGGTAATCGCCTTGGTCGCAGACCAATTGGGCAGACCGGTCCCGCCAGGCGTCCTCGATCCCAGGAATTTCCGGCAGCGCCGATCGAGAGCACCCAACGACGGTCGCCCCGGCGCGAAGCAGTTCATGCGCGATGCCGACGCCCACGCCACGGCTGGTTCCGGTGACGATGGCGACTTTGCCTTCGAGTGTGGCCACGAGCCAGAAAATTACACGCTTAATGTTTTGGCGGCAATGACCTCGGCTGCGGCGGCCTGACCATGGAGCGGGACGGTCTCGCGGCGCCGTCCTGAGTCACCGCGCCAGCAGCGCCGCTTCCTGCGGGGTGACCAAGCGCTCCTGCTTGGCGGGATACCGCCGGCTCTTGATGGGGCAACGGATCAGAGAGAGGGCGATCCGCGCGGTGCGCGCGTCAACTGTTCGGCTGATGTACACGGCGGTTCACTCCGTTCCTCTGGTTGACCGTTGTCGGCTTGGTATCGGATACACGGTGCGTGGAGGCATTGGGTTCACGGCTCCCCGGGCAACATCGGTACCCCGGGGATCATCGGGTAGGCGCCGGCCGGTTGTTGCACGATGCCCGTCGGTTGTTGGACGGTACCTACCGGGCCGAGACCGGGTTGAGCCTTGTGGCCTCCGGTCAGTATCGACAGCAGGGATGCGTAGTCATCGATGGCGTTGACCAACGCCCCGGGGTCGAACGGCACCGCGGGCGCCTGGTCGTCGGTGGCGAGCGGCGTCCGCGGCGCCGCTGCTGCCGATGCGTTGCTCACCGCCAGGACCGCCAACGGACCCGCGAGGATCAACGCCGCGTACCCGAGTCGTCTGCCGAAGGTGGTGTATGCAGACATGCTGGCCTCCCCGATCTGACGTGCAGTGCATTTGTTGCACTTGAGTCACTTTGGAAACACTGGTCCGCAACGGTCACATTTGGGGCACGACACCGTCACAAATCGCACCCTATGGCGTGGCTTTGTCTTTGCCAGACAGCCGCTGTGAGAAGCTGCCGCGCTCCTGGGAGGTCAGTTCTCCTTCAGGCCCAACGCGCGGACCATCGTGAAGAACAGGTCGGTCTGATCACTCAGACCGACGATGTTGGTTGCGCCGGGGCCGTAGGCGGCGATGCGCAGCTGGGATCCGGTGTGGCCCTGGTCCATCGCGTCGAGGTTGTCCGAGGTGCCGTAGGAGACGGTCAGGTTCTGGCCGTCCTTGCTGCGCAGGACCCGCGTCAGGCCCGGGTAGATGGCGTCGCGGGTGACCTCGAAGGGCAGTTTGGCCTCGGTGGCGGCGTCATGGACATCCTCGACGTTCATGGATTCCACGATCTGGCTGCTGTGCGCGTGGTCAGCGGTGACGATGACCAGGGTGTCCTTGTTCTCCTTGGCGAAATCGAGGGCCACCTTGGCGGCCTCGTCGAGATCGACGGTCTCGCCGATCTGCCCACACGGGTTGGCGGCATGGTCCTGCTTGTCGATCGAGGCGCCTTCGACCTGCAGGAAGAAGCCGTCTCCGTCTCCCTTGAGCAGATCGATGGACTTCTTGGTCATCGCTGCCAGCGTGGGCACCGAGGCGCCGCGGTCCGGGTTGTCCTTGCACTCGGCGGCCGGTTCCAGGTAGCCGCCCTTGCCTGCGACCGGTCCGCTCCAACGGGTCGGCATGTTGCCCTCGGCGAACAGGCCGAGCAACGGCGCGTCCTGGTCGGCCTTGTCCGCCTTGTCGAGTTCGTCGGCGTTGCGCACGATGGTGAAGCCGCGCTCCTTGGCCTGAACTTCCAGCGTCTTGCCTTGGTAATCACCGGCTTTGGCGACCTGTGCGAAGGTTTCGGCACCGCCGCCCATCACCACGTCGGCGCGCGTTGCCAGCAGCTGTTCGGTGATCGAGCCGTTGCCGCCTTTCTCCAAGGCGTTCGACGGGCAGTCCTTGGTCGTCTCGTCAGGTCCGTAGCAGTCCCGTTCGGTGACGTGGGCGACCTGAACGGCCGGGGTGGCGTCCTGGATCTCGGAGGTGGTGATGTCGCCGGTGGCCTTGCCCGCCTCCTTGGCCAACTGCAGCAGCGTCTTCTGATCCTTGCCGTGGATGTCCACGGCGATCGCACCGTTGTAGGTCTTGGTGCCGGTGGCCCAGGCCGATCCGCTGGCCGCCGAGTCGGTGACGTATGTCGGCTTGCCGCTCTTGTCCAGGGAGTAGTGGGTGTACTGCCCCGTCAGCGGGAACGCGTCCAGCCCCGGGAAGGCGCCGCCGGCGCCGTGGGCGTAGTTGCGGGCCACGGTGATCTCCGAGTCACCCATGCCATCGCCGATCAGCAGGATGACGTTCTTGGCGCCGGTGTTCTTGATGGAGTCGGCGATCAGTGCCGAGCGATCATCGCCGGCGCGGGTCGCACCGCCGTGCTCGGACAACGTGCCCTTGGCAGCGGGGTCGAGCAGCGGCAACGATGCGTCGTCGTTCTTACCTCCCCCGCAGGCCGCAGCCAGGGCTGCCGTACACACCAACGCCGCCACCACGTACCGCCTGCGCGTCATCCATGTCTCCGTATCGTCGTCATCTCCATCAAGCCCACACATGGTTGAAGCCGCATGTGAACCGATGTTTGCCCGACAGTCGACACCCGGGTAACGGCAATCAAACAGATAGCCGGCCTATCGGGACCGACAGTTGCCGCAGCAGGCGCGACACGTTTTTGCGATAGGAACTACCTGGCAATTGGTCGCGTCGATATCGTCCAACCCCCTTTGCCCGCGTTGATACCGTGCGGCAAAGAGGAACGGGGATGTCCATGACGAAGCGCATCACAACCTGCCTGATCGGGGCGATGGCGATCGGTCTGGCCGCCACGGCGTGCAGCCCGGTGACCGAGAAGGCCGAGGCTACGACCACGACAGCGCCGCCGGCCACCACTGTCACCACCAGCGCGGCCGCGGGCGGTGAGTCACTGACGTCACTGTTGCCGACACCGGCCGACGTCCAGCAGACCAAAGGTCCCGACGACATCGCCGACGGCGGAATCCACCTGCACTACCAGGTCAACGGCGCGCCGGATGCCGTGATGACCGCGTACAAGAACGCGCTGCAGGGCAAGGGCTGGGCGCTCACCACGATCATCTCCTCGAGCGGTGGCGGAGGCGGCGGGGCGACCTATACGGGCACGCACGGTGACGCCTACGGCGTATTCGACGGCGGCGGATATGCCAACAGCACCTACATCGACGTGTGCACCTGGCCCGCGAAGCCGGCGAATCCCAACTGCAGTCGCAGTGATCGTTAGCGACGCGCTCTCGCGCCAGTTGCGCGGCAGATTGCCGCGACACCGATAGCGGTGGATTACAGCCGCCGGTAGCACATCAGGATCGTTGTTCCGGCGTTCTGAAATCACAACGTAGCCAACGTGTTGCGTGCGATCTATACATCGACCACGGTTGACGGCCCTACGCTAGAGGGCATGTCCGGCCCGTCTCCGCGGTCGCGGCCTACGGTTGCCAACCTGGCCATGCATTGTGTGCTGGCCGGATTGCTTGCGGCGGTGTTGATGTTCCCCGTCGTCGGCGGTGTCGGGATCATGACGGCGCGGTTGTCCGACACGGTGGCACAGGATTCCGCGGAGGTCCTCAAAGGGGACGCGCCGATCGTCACCACCATGGTCGACTCCTCGGGCCAACCGATCGCATGGCTGTACGAACAGCGTCGATGGGTGGTGCCCATCGACCGGATCGCCGACACCATGAAGCTGGCGATCGTGTCGGTCGAAGACAAGCGCTTCGCCGAGCACAACGGGGTCGACGTCCAGGGGACGCTGAACGGGCTCTTCGGCTACATGCGGGGCATCGACGACGTGCGCGGCGGATCGACCATCGAGCAGCAGTACGTCAAGAACTACAACCTCCTGGTCAAGGCGAAGACCGATGCCGAGCGGCGCGCGGCCGTCGAGGTCAGCCCCGCGCGCAAGCTGCGGGAGATCCGGATAGCACTCGCGATGGACAAGACACTCCCGAAGGGCGAGATCTTGGCCCGGTATCTGAACCTCGTGTCGTTCGGCAACGGCGCATACGGGGTTCAGGATGCGGCGCGCACCTACTTCGGTGTCGACGCCGCGGATCTGACGTGGCCACAGGCCGCCCTGTTGGCCGGCGTGGTGCGATCCACCAGCGCACTGGACCCCTACACCAATCCGGACGGTGCCCTCGCCCGGCGCAATCTCGTGCTCGACACCCTGATCGACTATCTGCCGGACCGGGCCGAGGAGCTGCGCGCCGCGAAGGCGACACCGCTGGGCGTACTCCCCCAGGCCGACCCGCTTCCGCAGGGCTGCATCGCCGCGGGCGACCGCGCCTTCTTTTGCGAATACGTCCTGAATTACCTGGCGCGCGCAGGCCTGACCATGCAGGACGTCGCGCGCAACGGGTATCTGATCCGGACCACGCTGAATCCCAAGGTTCAGGACAGTGTCAAGGCGGCCATCGAGAAGTACGCGGATCCCAACGCCCCCGGAGTCGCCAGCGTGATGAGTGTGATCACGCCGGGCAAGGACACCCACCGGTTGATCGCAATGGGCGACAGCCGCACGTACGGACTCGACCTTGATGCCAACCAAACCGTGCAGCCCCAACCATTTTCGTTGGCCGGTGACGGTGCCGGGTCGATATTCAAGATCTTCACCACGGCCGCCGCGCTCGACATGGGAATGGGCATCAACGCTCAACTCGATGTTCCCGGAACATTCATGGGCAAGGGCCTGGGCAGCAGCGACACCCCCGGTTGCCCGAGGGAAACCTGGTGTGTGCGCAACGCGCACGGTTTCAAGAGCCCGCTGAGTGTCACCGACGCCCTGGCGCAATCGCCCAATACCGCGTTCGCCAAACTCATCTCACAGATCGGGGTGCCGCGTGCGGTGGACATGGCAGTCCGATTGGGATTGCGGTCCTATGCCGAACCCGGCAGTGCCCGCGATTACAACCCCGACTCCAACGAGAGCATCGCCGATTACGTCAAGCGGCAGAACATCGGATCCTTCACCCTCGGCCCGCTCGAGCTCAACGCGCTCGAGTTGGCCAACGTAGGCGCGACCCTTGCCTCCGGCGGCACCTGGTGCCCACCGAACCCGATCGACAAGATCTTCGATCGGAACGGCCGTGAAGTGGGTGTGCAGACCGTCCCCTGTGACCAGGCCGTACCCGAAGGCCTGGCCAACACGTTGGCCAACGCGCTGGGTAAGGACCACTCGAGCGGAACCGCCGCCGGCGCAGCGAGTTCGGTCGGCTGGAAACTGCCGATGTCCGGGAAGACCGGCACCACCGAGGCCCACCGGTCATCGGGCTTCCTCGGTTTCACCAACCAGTACGCGGCCGCGAACTACATCTTCGACGACTCCTCCTCACCGTCGGGGTTGTGCTCGTACCCATTGCGCAAATGTGGCGACGGCACTCTGTTCGGCGGCACCGAGCCCGCCTTGACCTGGTATGCCGCAATGAGTCCCGTCGCCGACGACTTCGGCCCCATCGCCCTGCCTCCCACCGACCCGCGCTATGTCGACGGTGGCCCGGGTGGCGAGGTACCGAGCGTCACGGGGATGAAGGTCGACGAGGCCCGTAAACGCCTGCTGGACTCCGGTTTCCGCGTCGCCGACAGAACCACTCCGGTCAACAGCAACGCAACCAAGGGTTCGGTGATCGGGACGACGCCGAGCGGCAGGACCATTCCCGGCTCGATCATCACGATCAACACCAGCACCGGATATGTGCCGCCGCCTCCGCCGGTGTATGTGCCCGGACCCGAGCTTCCGCCGCCACCAACGCTCAACGAGTTGNNNNNNNNNNNNNNNNNNNNNNNNNNNNNNNNNNNNNNNNNNNNNNNNNNNNNNNNNNNNNNNNNNNNNNNNNNNNNNNNNNNNNNNNNNNNNNNNNNNNGCCCTCATGGGGCTGCGCCGCTTCATCTTCTAACAGCGGGCCGATCACCGTGATCTCCCGCTAGCGCACCGTAGGGAGCGCTGCAGCTCCGCCGGGAGTCCTGCGCCAGTGCGAAAGTGCGCCGCAGCAGCGCGAGGTCGACATCACTCGGGGCGGGCTCGGCGTGAGCCTGCGCCACACCGACGGCCGTTGCCCCGGCCGGCCCGGCCAATGCCCTGCCCCGAGCAACACCGTCCGCCGGTGCAGATTCGCCATGGTCGGGGATGCTATCGCCCAAAGACCGGGGTTGACCTCGGAATTCGGCGCGTGGCCCTGGGATCGTGGGGCCACACGTTTGAATATCGACGAATATGGCAATTACTTCGAGCGACAGACCCATGGGGTTCCTACGTCGAACGGATTGACCATGATCGTGCTCGGCATCATTCTCTTGTTGATCGGCTACTTCGCCGGCATCTCGATCCTGTACACCATCGGCGGAATTCTCCTGGTGATCGGCATCATCCTGTGGATCCTCGGCGCCGTCGGGCGTCCGGTCGGCGGGCGAAAAGTCTGGTTCTAGCGCTCATTCCGCCAGAAACCGGCGGAGGTAGGCGGCCATCTCGTCAGGGGCGGTGTCCAGGGCGAAGTGGCCGCCGTCGACGATATGCACCTCGGCGTCGGGTAGATCTCGTTTGACGGCCTCGGTCTCGGCGATCAGAAACGACGGATCGTACCTGCCCCACAACACCATTGCGGGCGGGCGATGCTCGCGGAGCCAGGCACCCCACGCGGGGTAGGACGCGACATTGGTCCGATAGTCGTAGAACAACTCGACCTGGATGTCGCCCTGTTTCGGATCGATGAGGAATCGAAACTCGTCAGTCCACAGGTCAGGGTCGTAGCGCTGCGGGTTCGGGTCGGAGCCGACATGGCGTTGCCGAGTTGCCTCCAGCGACAAGAAGTTCGCCCGCAATGCAGGCTCGTGGGCCGCTCGGTCAGCCCAGAACGCCCGCCGTGCATCCCACAGGGGCCCGAGCGCGTCGGGATGCAGGGCGGCGTTCTGCACGATGAGGCTCTGCAATCGTTCCGGATGTTTGGTGACGATCCGCATACCCACCGGCGCACCGTAGTCCTGGAAGTACAGGTGATACTGCGCCAGACCGAGGTGCTCGGTGAACCGGTCGATGACCGTGGCTATGTGGTCGAAGGTGTAGTCGAACGTTTCGGGATCGGGCCAGCCACTGTGGCCGAACCCGGGAAAGTCCGGCGCGATGAGTCGCAAGCGGTCGGACAGACGCGCGAACAGCGGATCGAACATTCGCGATGACGACGGAAAGCCGTGCAGGAGAAGCAGTACCGGTGCATCGCTCGGGCCGGCCTCACGGTAGAAGATCGACACCCCGTCGACCTCAATGGTGCGGTAGGCGACCGGGTGGTTCGGCCGCACAGGGCTCGCGTCGGGCATGCAATGCTCCTTGTGAGGTCTGGTGACCCCTCCCCGATCATTAGCGGGGACGGCATCGCCCCATGCAACCCGGGAACGTCTAGTACTCACCGCGTCGGCGTTCATCACACAGCCCAGCGGTCTACCCGGCATGCTGATGGCGTGCTGTTACTCACCCAAACCGTCGGGCGCGACGTCATCGACGACGGCGGGCGCGTTCTGGGCAGACTTGGCGATTTGACCGTTCGACTCGATGCAGACGATTTGGTCGTCGACCGCATCCTCGTTCACGCTGGGCGCGGTCGTGGCCTGTTGCTGCCCTGGACGAGCGGCACGTCAATTCAACAACGCACAATCCGGCTCGCCTCGAGCGTCTCCGCGATGGCTCACGCCTCCGATGATTCCGCGTTGGAAGCTGACGAAATTCAGCTTGTACGCGATGTTCTCGACACCCAGGTCATCGATATCACCGGCCAGCGGCTTGCACGAGTCGCCGACGTGGTACTCGCGCGCCGACGTGACGGCCGCGTCCAACCTGTCGGTGTCGAAGTGGGATTCGGCGCAGTGCTGAGAAGGCTCGGCCTCGGGCAGCTCGTCTCTCGATTGGCGCCCGACACTGTGGCTTGGGCTGATGTCCACTTCACCTCCGACCGGGGACATGCCGTGCAGTTGGCCACGCCCCGCGCAGCGATGCATCTATTGGATGCGCGCGGCCTGGCCAACCTTGTCGCCCGTCTCGACACGGAATCTGCCACCGAGATCCTCACTGCCAAAGGGCCTGTGGTAGCAGCTGACGTGATCCGCGTCAGCCACCCTGTCACCGGCGAGCGGATGCTTCGAGCCATGACCGAATCGGCAGCGGCTGACGTCATCGAGGCCATGCCAGAGCGGCATCGAGCGCATTGGCGCGGGCGGCTGGCTCACCGATACACGCGGCACAATCGGCCGCTATTGCGGTCCCACGTATGGCCCCGCCGCCGCCACGAGGCAACGGACTCGCCGAGGTGAAGCGTCGGCTCACGCTTTCGGCGCTGCTGCTGGTCGTCGGACCGGGACTGCTTGCCGGCCTGTCCGACGACGACCCCGCAGGCATCACTACCTACTCGGTGCTGGGAGCCAGCTACGGGTATCAGCTGCTGTGGGTCTTGCTGCTGTCCACGGTCGCGCTGGTGATGTTCCACGGGCTGGCGGCACGCATGGGAGTCGTTACCGGACAAGGGTTGATCGGTCTGGTGCGTCAACGCTATGGCGTGCGTCTAGGCGCTGTCACACTATTGGCGCTGGTAACCGCGAATGTCGGCACCATCAGCGCGGAGTTCGCTGGTGTGGCGGCAGGTTTTGAACTCTTTGGCATCGTCCGCTATGTCAGCGTTCCCGTGGCGGCGTTGGCGGTGTCAGTCCTCGTGCTGCGGGGCAGTTTTCATCGCGTCGAACGT includes these proteins:
- a CDS encoding penicillin-binding protein, with protein sequence MSGPSPRSRPTVANLAMHCVLAGLLAAVLMFPVVGGVGIMTARLSDTVAQDSAEVLKGDAPIVTTMVDSSGQPIAWLYEQRRWVVPIDRIADTMKLAIVSVEDKRFAEHNGVDVQGTLNGLFGYMRGIDDVRGGSTIEQQYVKNYNLLVKAKTDAERRAAVEVSPARKLREIRIALAMDKTLPKGEILARYLNLVSFGNGAYGVQDAARTYFGVDAADLTWPQAALLAGVVRSTSALDPYTNPDGALARRNLVLDTLIDYLPDRAEELRAAKATPLGVLPQADPLPQGCIAAGDRAFFCEYVLNYLARAGLTMQDVARNGYLIRTTLNPKVQDSVKAAIEKYADPNAPGVASVMSVITPGKDTHRLIAMGDSRTYGLDLDANQTVQPQPFSLAGDGAGSIFKIFTTAAALDMGMGINAQLDVPGTFMGKGLGSSDTPGCPRETWCVRNAHGFKSPLSVTDALAQSPNTAFAKLISQIGVPRAVDMAVRLGLRSYAEPGSARDYNPDSNESIADYVKRQNIGSFTLGPLELNALELANVGATLASGGTWCPPNPIDKIFDRNGREVGVQTVPCDQAVPEGLANTLANALGKDHSSGTAAGAASSVGWKLPMSGKTGTTEAHRSSGFLGFTNQYAAANYIFDDSSSPSGLCSYPLRKCGDGTLFGGTEPALTWYAAMSPVADDFGPIALPPTDPRYVDGGPGGEVPSVTGMKVDEARKRLLDSGFRVADRTTPVNSNATKGSVIGTTPSGRTIPGSIITINTSTGYVPPPPPVYVPGPELPPPPTLNEL
- a CDS encoding DUF6131 family protein produces the protein MTSEFGAWPWDRGATRLNIDEYGNYFERQTHGVPTSNGLTMIVLGIILLLIGYFAGISILYTIGGILLVIGIILWILGAVGRPVGGRKVWF
- a CDS encoding alpha/beta fold hydrolase produces the protein MPDASPVRPNHPVAYRTIEVDGVSIFYREAGPSDAPVLLLLHGFPSSSRMFDPLFARLSDRLRLIAPDFPGFGHSGWPDPETFDYTFDHIATVIDRFTEHLGLAQYHLYFQDYGAPVGMRIVTKHPERLQSLIVQNAALHPDALGPLWDARRAFWADRAAHEPALRANFLSLEATRQRHVGSDPNPQRYDPDLWTDEFRFLIDPKQGDIQVELFYDYRTNVASYPAWGAWLREHRPPAMVLWGRYDPSFLIAETEAVKRDLPDAEVHIVDGGHFALDTAPDEMAAYLRRFLAE
- a CDS encoding magnesium transporter — encoded protein: MLLLTQTVGRDVIDDGGRVLGRLGDLTVRLDADDLVVDRILVHAGRGRGLLLPWTSGTSIQQRTIRLASSVSAMAHASDDSALEADEIQLVRDVLDTQVIDITGQRLARVADVVLARRRDGRVQPVGVEVGFGAVLRRLGLGQLVSRLAPDTVAWADVHFTSDRGHAVQLATPRAAMHLLDARGLANLVARLDTESATEILTAKGPVVAADVIRVSHPVTGERMLRAMTESAAADVIEAMPERHRAHWRGRLAHRYTRHNRPLLRSHVWPRRRHEATDSPR